In the genome of Streptomyces sp. Q6, the window ACCCGGACACGGCGCCGGACGCACGAACGACGATCACCGGACACACACGCGGGACGCGCGAACGACGATCACCCGTCACACACGCCGGGTGCACGCGTCCCGATCACCCGGCGCCGGCACAGGCGCGCGGATCACGGCAGACGGGAGAACGACCGCATGAACACGCACACCAGCGCCCGCAGGCTCGGGGAGTTCCTCAAGGCCCGCCGGGCCGAGCTGTGCCCGAGCGAGTGCGGCCTGCCCGAGACGGACTCCCGCCGGGTCGCCGGGCTGCGACGCGAGGAGGTCGCCCGGCTCGCCGCGATCAGCGTGGACTACTACACCCGGCTCGAACAGGGCCGCGTCCGCGCTTCCGCGTCCGTCCTCGACACTCTGTCGCGCGCCCTGCGCCTCGACGAGGACCAGGAGCGCTACCTCTACGAAGTGGCGGGGCGCACGGACGACCGGCCGCGCCGCACACGCCCTCCCGTCCAGGAGGTACGGCCCGCCCTGCGGCGCCTGCTGGCCCAGCTCACGCAGACGCCCGCTCTCGTCCTCGGCAGGCGCCTGGACGTCCTGGCGTGGAACGTCTCCGCCGTCGCGCTCTACACCGACTTCGCCGCGATCCCGGTGGCCCACCGCAACTACCTGCGCCTGATGTTCAGCCACCCCGCGATCAGGGCCCTGCACCGGGAGTGGGAACACGACGCCCGCGACGCGGTCGCCGCGGTACGGATGGAGGCCGGCACCGATCCCGACGACCCCGAACTCGCACGGCTGGTCGGCGACTTGACCCTGCGGGACAGCGACTTCGGCAGGTGGTGGGCCGAGCACCGCGTGAACAGCGCGAC includes:
- a CDS encoding helix-turn-helix domain-containing protein; translated protein: MNTHTSARRLGEFLKARRAELCPSECGLPETDSRRVAGLRREEVARLAAISVDYYTRLEQGRVRASASVLDTLSRALRLDEDQERYLYEVAGRTDDRPRRTRPPVQEVRPALRRLLAQLTQTPALVLGRRLDVLAWNVSAVALYTDFAAIPVAHRNYLRLMFSHPAIRALHREWEHDARDAVAAVRMEAGTDPDDPELARLVGDLTLRDSDFGRWWAEHRVNSATSGTKHYRHPLVGDLTLDCDTWSGSDGSGQRLMVLTAEAGSPSHDALRILTAWNANQASAETAGTRTP